From a region of the Campylobacter sp. genome:
- a CDS encoding LysR family transcriptional regulator, translated as MEIDIKIDDKKASEIKRLILNLLNPSGKLDCGAAFKIAAKLGVDAGVVGYLAAREGIRIDRCELGQFGKLQCSGGSIKALQKLDPLLDEKRRIFCRDARAVASGGVGFDTVRSTLKEHGIDVKYCQLGCFKEKKGKRMRVKTKTWIENAQGELIFGKGKTEVLDVIAQTGSISKAAEVLGMNYKKCWSHLQILQKNLQEELFSTKQGGGTAAGTTLNARAYELIAAYKQLQSDIEHYANERFKELFLKKEGEKDASKAADKNH; from the coding sequence ATGGAGATAGATATCAAGATAGACGATAAAAAAGCAAGCGAGATCAAAAGGCTGATTTTAAATTTATTAAATCCGAGCGGTAAGCTTGATTGCGGCGCGGCGTTTAAGATCGCTGCTAAATTAGGCGTAGATGCAGGCGTCGTAGGATATCTCGCGGCGCGCGAAGGGATACGGATAGATCGCTGCGAACTCGGACAGTTCGGCAAGCTGCAATGTAGTGGAGGTAGTATAAAGGCGCTGCAAAAGCTAGATCCGCTTTTGGATGAGAAAAGACGGATTTTTTGCCGTGACGCCCGAGCCGTAGCTAGCGGCGGAGTGGGGTTCGATACGGTGCGCTCTACGCTTAAGGAGCACGGCATAGACGTGAAATATTGTCAGCTGGGCTGCTTTAAGGAGAAGAAAGGCAAAAGAATGAGAGTAAAAACAAAAACTTGGATCGAAAATGCGCAGGGCGAGCTCATTTTCGGTAAGGGCAAAACTGAAGTGCTAGACGTGATCGCTCAGACGGGCTCTATCTCTAAAGCCGCCGAGGTTTTGGGGATGAACTATAAAAAATGCTGGAGCCATCTGCAAATTTTACAAAAAAATCTGCAAGAGGAGCTCTTTAGCACCAAGCAAGGCGGCGGCACTGCCGCAGGCACGACGCTAAATGCGCGCGCCTATGAGCTGATCGCCGCGTATAAGCAGCTGCAAAGCGATATAGAACACTACGCAAACGAGCGCTTTAAGGAGCTTTTTTTGAAAAAAGAGGGCGAGAAAGACGCAAGTAAAGCGGCAGATAAAAACCATTAA
- the fdhD gene encoding formate dehydrogenase accessory sulfurtransferase FdhD has translation MEPIYRAEIVKFKGDERRIVSDILVREIKLEILLNDKRFGALMATPSDQKALAVGYLLSENLISDASCIRSIELAPDGLSVNVCGEINEKRLNSFDAEKVIISGCGRSSTANIDPAAMAARKVRSDAKFHKNEILNLMSEFYTQCELYEMTGCVHTAKLFTAGGEYFIGEDIAQHNTIDKSVGKAVLAGHDTQGSLLLVSGRLSSEMVAKAVMSGISALVSRTAPTSLGVVIARKFDLALCGFARGENLNVYSGEERILS, from the coding sequence ATGGAGCCGATTTATAGAGCGGAGATAGTTAAATTTAAAGGGGATGAAAGAAGGATCGTAAGCGATATCTTAGTGCGCGAGATCAAGCTTGAAATTTTATTAAACGACAAGCGTTTCGGCGCGCTAATGGCGACTCCGAGCGATCAGAAGGCGCTTGCGGTAGGCTATTTGTTGAGCGAAAATTTGATCTCGGACGCAAGCTGTATAAGAAGCATCGAGCTCGCGCCCGACGGGCTTAGCGTGAATGTATGCGGCGAGATAAACGAAAAGCGGCTAAATAGCTTCGATGCCGAAAAGGTCATCATCAGCGGCTGCGGGCGCAGCTCTACGGCAAATATCGATCCTGCAGCGATGGCGGCGCGCAAAGTCCGCTCGGACGCTAAATTTCATAAGAATGAAATTTTAAATTTGATGAGCGAGTTTTACACGCAGTGCGAGCTTTACGAGATGACGGGCTGCGTGCACACCGCAAAGCTCTTTACCGCGGGCGGCGAGTATTTTATCGGCGAGGATATCGCCCAGCACAATACCATCGATAAATCGGTCGGCAAGGCGGTCTTGGCGGGGCATGATACGCAGGGCTCGCTTCTTTTGGTAAGCGGCAGGCTAAGCTCCGAAATGGTCGCCAAAGCCGTGATGAGCGGCATTAGCGCGCTTGTTTCGCGTACGGCTCCTACGAGCCTCGGCGTCGTGATTGCACGTAAATTTGATCTTGCCCTTTGCGGCTTCGCGCGCGGCGAAAATTTAAACGTTTATAGCGGCGAAGAGAGAATTTTGAGTTAA
- the dnaK gene encoding molecular chaperone DnaK: protein MAKVIGIDLGTTNSCVSIFERGESKIIPNKEGKNTTPSVVAFTDKGEVLVGDSAKRQAVTNPEKTIYSIKRIMGLMMNEKNAQEAKKRLPYKIIDRNGACAVEIAGKVYTPQEISAKVLIKLKEDAEAFLGEPVVDAVITVPAYFNDSQRKATKEAGTIAGLNVLRIINEPTAAALAYGLDKKESEKIVVYDLGGGTFDVTVLETGDSVVEVLATGGNAFLGGDDFDNKLIDFLTSEFQSETGIDLRGDVMAMQRLKEAAENAKKELSSAMETTVNLPFITADATGPKHLMKTITRAKFESMIDSLVDETISTLKKVVSDAGLSMNDIKEVVMVGGSTRVPLVQEEVKKAFGKELNKSVNPDEVVAIGAAIQGAVIKGDVKDVLLLDVTPLSLGIETLGGVMTKIIEKGTTIPTKKSQTFSTAEDNQSAVTINVLQGEREFAKDNKSLGNFNLEGIMPAPRGVPQIEVEFNIDANGILTVSAKDKATGKATDIRITGSSGLSDAEIDKMVKDAELHKEEDNKRKETVEARNQADSIAHQTEKSLSEMGEKVPGDLRAKIEGALNDLKAVLKDENASKEAINSKVEALSKVAEDLYKAASANQGAQGGSQSSGSNGGKKDDDVIDAEVE from the coding sequence ATGGCAAAAGTCATAGGCATCGACCTAGGAACAACAAACTCGTGCGTAAGCATATTCGAACGCGGCGAGAGCAAGATCATACCGAACAAAGAGGGCAAAAACACCACTCCGTCGGTAGTAGCTTTCACCGACAAAGGCGAGGTTTTAGTAGGCGACAGCGCCAAGCGCCAAGCAGTCACTAACCCGGAAAAGACGATCTATTCGATCAAGCGCATCATGGGTCTTATGATGAATGAGAAAAACGCGCAGGAAGCTAAAAAGCGCCTACCGTATAAAATCATCGACCGAAATGGCGCGTGCGCGGTAGAGATCGCGGGTAAGGTTTATACGCCGCAAGAAATTTCAGCCAAGGTGCTAATCAAGCTAAAAGAGGATGCTGAGGCGTTTTTGGGCGAGCCCGTCGTAGATGCGGTCATAACCGTGCCTGCGTATTTCAACGACAGCCAAAGAAAGGCGACGAAAGAAGCAGGAACAATCGCGGGCCTAAACGTGCTTCGTATCATCAATGAGCCTACCGCGGCGGCACTTGCGTATGGACTGGATAAAAAAGAATCCGAAAAGATCGTCGTTTACGATCTAGGCGGCGGTACGTTCGATGTAACCGTGCTAGAAACCGGCGATAGCGTCGTAGAAGTTTTAGCTACCGGCGGTAATGCGTTTTTGGGCGGCGATGATTTCGATAACAAGCTGATCGACTTTTTAACCTCGGAATTTCAATCTGAAACAGGCATCGACTTGCGCGGCGACGTCATGGCTATGCAACGCCTAAAAGAAGCTGCGGAAAACGCCAAAAAAGAGCTAAGCAGCGCGATGGAAACGACAGTAAATTTACCTTTCATCACTGCTGATGCCACAGGTCCAAAACACCTGATGAAAACCATCACTAGAGCTAAATTTGAAAGCATGATCGATTCTTTGGTAGATGAGACCATAAGCACTCTCAAAAAGGTCGTAAGCGACGCAGGGCTAAGCATGAACGACATCAAAGAGGTCGTCATGGTGGGCGGCTCGACGCGCGTACCTTTGGTGCAAGAGGAGGTCAAAAAGGCTTTCGGCAAGGAGCTAAATAAGAGCGTAAACCCTGATGAAGTCGTAGCAATCGGCGCTGCAATCCAAGGCGCGGTCATCAAAGGCGACGTAAAAGACGTGCTACTACTCGACGTCACTCCGCTAAGCCTCGGCATCGAAACCCTAGGCGGCGTTATGACCAAGATCATCGAAAAGGGAACTACGATACCTACGAAAAAATCTCAAACCTTCTCGACAGCAGAGGATAATCAAAGCGCCGTTACGATCAACGTCTTACAGGGCGAGCGCGAGTTTGCGAAAGACAACAAATCGCTAGGAAATTTCAATCTTGAAGGCATCATGCCAGCTCCTCGCGGCGTGCCGCAGATCGAGGTGGAATTTAACATAGACGCGAACGGAATTTTAACCGTTTCGGCAAAAGACAAGGCTACCGGCAAGGCAACCGATATCCGCATCACCGGCTCAAGCGGCTTAAGCGACGCCGAGATCGATAAGATGGTAAAAGATGCTGAGCTTCATAAAGAGGAAGACAACAAGCGCAAAGAAACCGTCGAGGCGCGCAACCAAGCCGACAGTATTGCGCATCAAACCGAAAAGAGCCTAAGCGAGATGGGCGAGAAGGTGCCGGGCGATCTACGCGCTAAGATCGAGGGCGCGCTAAATGATCTAAAAGCCGTACTAAAGGATGAAAACGCGAGCAAAGAAGCGATAAACTCTAAAGTAGAAGCCCTAAGCAAGGTCGCCGAGGATCTATACAAGGCTGCCAGCGCAAATCAGGGCGCACAAGGCGGATCGCAAAGCTCCGGCTCAAACGGCGGCAAAAAAGACGACGACGTCATCGACGCCGAAGTCGAATAG
- a CDS encoding aminotransferase class V-fold PLP-dependent enzyme codes for MLSLDEIRKNIILKPGVHYFDFAASGLAYEPVEREIGEILKTYANTHSDSSSSAIITQRRYEGARENLKKLLGLDERFCLIACGQGATAAIKKFQELLGIYLPPATRSAIGEANLRAAQLPLVLVSPYEHHSNELSFREGLCDYLRVPLSEGGEIDLLALERILKLNAARRIIGSFSAASNVTGVVSDYKKISELIRAAGGIVAFDCAALSSHANLDCDYFDAIFLSPHKLLGGPASCGLLAIKKELLKSDVPTFAAGGTVAYASREGHVFLKNPEQLEEGGTPPIIGLMRANLAYALRNEVGFERIKSAEDELARLFESELAGIDEIINYAPKGAPRLPIISFNVRDVSAYDFAASLSNDFGIQTRAGVMCAGPYAHDLLGIKEGRMPESKPGFVRVSLHYTHTEQDVLYLVGAIKSCIKKHRDLWGEEKAMYEMFGGKI; via the coding sequence ATGCTAAGCTTAGACGAAATTCGAAAAAATATCATCCTAAAACCGGGCGTGCACTATTTTGATTTCGCGGCTTCGGGGCTTGCTTACGAGCCCGTAGAGCGCGAGATAGGCGAAATTTTAAAAACCTACGCCAATACCCACTCCGACAGTAGCTCAAGCGCGATCATCACGCAGCGTCGCTACGAGGGCGCGCGCGAGAACCTAAAAAAGCTACTGGGACTTGACGAGCGGTTTTGTCTCATCGCCTGCGGACAGGGCGCGACAGCCGCGATCAAGAAATTTCAGGAGCTACTGGGCATCTACCTGCCGCCTGCGACCAGAAGCGCGATCGGCGAGGCGAATTTACGCGCTGCGCAGCTTCCGCTCGTGCTTGTTTCGCCCTACGAACACCACTCAAACGAGCTTAGCTTTCGCGAGGGGCTTTGCGACTACCTGCGCGTGCCTCTTAGCGAGGGCGGAGAGATCGATTTGCTCGCACTTGAGCGCATCCTAAAGCTTAACGCAGCACGCCGCATCATCGGCTCGTTTAGCGCCGCATCAAACGTCACTGGCGTCGTTAGCGACTATAAAAAGATTAGCGAGCTAATCAGAGCCGCGGGCGGCATCGTGGCCTTTGACTGCGCGGCGCTGAGCTCGCACGCAAATTTAGACTGCGATTACTTTGACGCGATTTTCCTCTCGCCGCATAAGTTGCTAGGAGGGCCTGCTAGCTGCGGGCTTTTGGCGATCAAAAAGGAGCTGCTTAAGAGTGATGTGCCGACATTTGCCGCGGGCGGAACGGTCGCCTACGCCAGCCGCGAAGGACACGTGTTTTTGAAAAATCCCGAGCAGCTAGAGGAGGGCGGCACGCCGCCTATCATCGGGCTCATGCGGGCAAATTTGGCCTACGCGCTGCGAAACGAGGTGGGTTTTGAGAGGATAAAAAGCGCCGAGGACGAGCTCGCGCGGCTTTTTGAGAGCGAGCTAGCAGGCATTGACGAAATCATAAACTACGCTCCAAAGGGCGCGCCTCGGCTACCGATAATTTCGTTTAACGTGCGCGACGTCTCGGCGTATGATTTCGCCGCGAGCCTTAGCAACGACTTCGGTATCCAGACGCGCGCGGGCGTGATGTGCGCGGGGCCGTACGCTCACGATCTGCTGGGTATCAAGGAGGGGCGCATGCCTGAGAGCAAGCCCGGCTTCGTGCGCGTGAGCCTGCACTATACACACACCGAGCAAGACGTGCTATATCTCGTGGGCGCGATAAAATCCTGCATCAAAAAACACCGAGATCTTTGGGGCGAGGAAAAGGCGATGTATGAGATGTTCGGCGGGAAAATTTAA
- a CDS encoding molybdopterin-dependent oxidoreductase: protein MQSREKIVKTTCPYCGTGCGIDLIVKDGRIVNARPTQAHHVNDGELCLKGMFGWEFVNSPKRLAKPMIRKKNGVFDRSGKLEEVSFEEAYDFVASKFKETVAKYGPSSIMGFSSARSNNEDNYVFQKFFRAQGSNNVDHCARLUHAPTVAGLANTLGNGTMTNDLVEFATDTDVFLLIGTNTSECHPIIAMQMQRGLQRGAKMIVVDPKRTDMAKKADIYLQIPVGANIKTLNTIMNVIIAENLQDDEFIKNYAHGYEYLKEAVKDFTPERFERETGVKKELVIEAARMYAKAGAAAICYTMGITQFSDGTSNVFSLSNLAILTGNLGKRGAGVNPLRGQNNVQGACDMGALPNVIPAGAVNSAYAQEQARRVWHFELNPTPGFKLTVAPDKMDSGELKLLYVYGENPVMSDPWTEHFVHATHHLDCFIVQDLFFTESAQKADVVLPAAGWGEKDGTFLNTSRRVQRTRKASEPAPGVEPDWKVVCNIAQRMGLEGFDFLSAEEIWNEVRALMPKFFGGISYYRLDKLGGISWPCPDEDHPGTPVLYADHKSMLPDGKFRMVPVLYVDDKEGRAKAEADFRAKMKIPDDYPVGSGALSEIPDEIYPCLFTTGRKVYHYHTGTMTRECRALEYGAGAEGALIEVSPDIARERELTEGCYALVKNKRGQIAAKLRINPDLKEGTIFTTFHYSEADGNELVHAGDLDPLSGIPPLKMTIANIRKLSESEFIEFRRQNEMSMHSEKPYLSPVHK, encoded by the coding sequence ATGCAGTCCAGAGAAAAGATTGTCAAAACGACTTGTCCTTACTGCGGCACCGGCTGTGGTATCGATCTTATCGTAAAAGACGGCAGGATCGTAAACGCGCGCCCTACGCAGGCCCATCACGTAAATGACGGCGAGCTATGCTTAAAAGGGATGTTCGGCTGGGAGTTCGTAAACTCTCCAAAACGCCTTGCCAAACCTATGATCCGTAAGAAAAACGGAGTATTTGATAGAAGCGGCAAGCTTGAGGAGGTAAGCTTTGAAGAGGCTTATGATTTTGTAGCGTCTAAATTTAAAGAGACTGTCGCTAAATATGGTCCAAGCTCAATAATGGGCTTTAGCTCGGCGCGCTCGAATAACGAAGACAACTACGTTTTTCAGAAATTTTTCCGAGCTCAGGGCAGCAACAACGTCGATCACTGCGCTCGTCTTTGACACGCTCCTACAGTGGCAGGTCTTGCCAACACGCTAGGAAACGGAACGATGACGAACGATTTGGTAGAATTCGCTACCGATACGGACGTATTTTTACTCATCGGCACCAACACGAGCGAGTGTCACCCGATCATCGCTATGCAGATGCAGCGAGGCTTGCAGCGCGGCGCCAAGATGATCGTCGTAGATCCAAAGCGCACAGATATGGCGAAAAAAGCCGATATCTATCTGCAAATCCCAGTGGGCGCGAACATTAAGACGCTAAATACCATTATGAATGTTATCATTGCCGAAAATTTGCAAGATGACGAGTTTATCAAAAACTACGCTCACGGCTACGAGTATTTAAAAGAGGCGGTTAAGGACTTTACGCCTGAGCGATTTGAGCGCGAGACGGGCGTGAAAAAAGAGCTCGTAATCGAAGCTGCTAGAATGTATGCTAAAGCAGGCGCAGCGGCGATCTGCTACACGATGGGTATCACACAGTTTAGCGACGGTACGTCAAACGTATTTTCGCTTTCAAATTTAGCCATTTTGACGGGAAATTTAGGTAAAAGAGGCGCAGGCGTAAATCCTTTGCGCGGTCAAAACAACGTCCAGGGTGCATGCGATATGGGTGCTCTACCTAACGTCATTCCGGCAGGTGCGGTAAATTCCGCTTATGCTCAGGAGCAAGCGCGCAGAGTATGGCACTTCGAGCTAAATCCAACTCCAGGCTTTAAGCTTACGGTCGCACCCGATAAAATGGATAGCGGCGAGCTGAAGCTGCTCTACGTTTACGGTGAAAATCCCGTAATGAGCGATCCTTGGACGGAACACTTTGTGCATGCAACGCACCATTTGGATTGCTTTATCGTGCAGGATCTTTTCTTTACCGAGAGCGCACAGAAAGCCGATGTCGTACTACCTGCTGCCGGCTGGGGCGAGAAGGATGGCACCTTTTTAAACACTTCCCGTCGCGTCCAGCGCACGCGCAAGGCAAGCGAGCCGGCTCCTGGCGTAGAGCCTGATTGGAAGGTAGTTTGCAATATCGCACAAAGAATGGGACTTGAAGGGTTTGATTTTTTAAGTGCGGAAGAAATTTGGAACGAAGTGCGTGCATTAATGCCTAAATTTTTCGGCGGTATTAGCTACTATAGGCTAGATAAGCTAGGCGGTATCAGCTGGCCATGTCCTGATGAAGATCATCCGGGCACACCGGTTCTTTACGCAGATCATAAATCGATGTTGCCTGATGGTAAATTTAGAATGGTGCCGGTACTTTACGTGGATGATAAAGAGGGGCGCGCTAAAGCTGAGGCGGATTTTAGAGCCAAGATGAAAATTCCTGATGATTATCCAGTGGGAAGCGGCGCGCTTAGCGAGATACCGGATGAAATTTATCCGTGCTTGTTTACGACGGGGCGCAAGGTTTATCACTACCACACTGGCACGATGACGAGAGAGTGCCGCGCGCTAGAGTACGGCGCGGGCGCAGAAGGCGCGCTCATCGAGGTAAGCCCCGACATCGCACGCGAACGCGAGCTTACCGAAGGCTGCTATGCGCTCGTCAAAAATAAGCGCGGTCAAATCGCCGCGAAACTTCGTATAAATCCGGATCTGAAAGAGGGCACGATATTTACGACCTTCCATTACAGCGAGGCCGACGGCAACGAGCTCGTGCATGCGGGCGATCTAGATCCGCTATCGGGCATTCCGCCGCTAAAGATGACGATCGCAAATATCAGAAAGCTTAGCGAGAGCGAGTTTATCGAGTTCAGAAGACAAAACGAGATGTCGATGCACTCTGAAAAACCTTATCTATCGCCGGTTCATAAGTAG
- the tupA gene encoding tungstate ABC transporter substrate-binding protein TupA — translation MKKIFFVSLALSASLFAADNDLVMATTTSTDNTGLLDAIYPAYKAETGVDIKWTAVGTGAALKLGENCDADILFVHSPKVEKEFVEKGFGVDRTPVMYNDFILIADKSIAPKFKGKDLKGSFELIKAEKIKFFSRGDKSGTDNKEKGIWKKVEGAVPENEAWYNQTGQGMIATINAAAEQKGVTFTDRGTYIKYEDNKKGNPDMVIINEGDNDLKNFYSVIAVNPKHCPKADYENAQRFIKWITSEKGQKFVGDFKLLNKPLFTPDANTRKN, via the coding sequence ATGAAAAAAATATTTTTTGTTTCGCTCGCTCTTAGTGCGAGCCTTTTTGCCGCCGATAACGATTTGGTGATGGCAACTACAACGAGCACCGATAATACGGGCTTGTTAGACGCTATCTATCCTGCGTATAAGGCGGAAACCGGCGTCGATATCAAATGGACGGCGGTAGGTACGGGTGCTGCTCTAAAGCTTGGCGAGAACTGCGATGCGGACATACTTTTTGTGCATTCGCCGAAGGTCGAGAAAGAATTTGTAGAAAAAGGCTTCGGCGTTGATCGCACGCCCGTTATGTATAACGATTTTATCCTCATCGCCGATAAATCGATCGCGCCTAAATTTAAAGGTAAGGACCTTAAGGGCTCGTTTGAGCTAATTAAGGCGGAGAAGATTAAATTTTTCTCTCGCGGCGATAAATCTGGCACCGATAACAAAGAGAAAGGTATTTGGAAAAAGGTTGAGGGCGCCGTGCCTGAAAATGAGGCGTGGTATAACCAAACCGGTCAAGGCATGATCGCTACGATTAACGCAGCCGCCGAGCAAAAGGGCGTGACCTTCACCGATCGCGGCACCTACATCAAATACGAGGATAATAAAAAGGGCAATCCCGATATGGTTATCATCAACGAAGGCGATAACGATCTGAAGAATTTTTACTCCGTAATCGCGGTCAATCCAAAGCACTGCCCAAAAGCCGACTACGAAAATGCGCAGCGCTTCATCAAATGGATCACTAGTGAGAAGGGGCAGAAGTTCGTAGGCGATTTCAAGCTGCTAAATAAGCCGCTTTTCACCCCTGATGCGAATACTCGCAAGAACTAG
- the tupB gene encoding tungstate ABC transporter permease TupB, with the protein MDFILEGILSAFGLLLSGDAETFSAIKATLYTSSISILFAILIGFPIGFILGFYEFRARRTLRLLSDVALAMPTVAIGLILYAFISRNGPFGELGLLFTLKAVMLGQFVLALPIIVSLSASVIENMDKKHYLNIMNYRLSPLNLILCVLYELRYALLVVIATAYGRIVAEVGVAMMIGGNIKYFTRTITTAISLETNKGEFAMGIALALVLILIAFAVNLAIHALKRLDR; encoded by the coding sequence TTGGACTTTATTTTAGAAGGAATTTTAAGCGCATTCGGGTTGCTTCTTAGCGGCGATGCGGAGACCTTTTCGGCGATTAAGGCGACGCTTTATACTTCGAGTATCTCGATACTTTTTGCGATTTTAATCGGCTTTCCGATAGGATTTATCCTCGGATTTTACGAATTTCGCGCTCGCAGAACGCTTAGGCTTTTAAGCGACGTAGCGCTTGCGATGCCCACGGTGGCGATAGGACTGATCCTTTACGCTTTCATCTCCAGAAACGGCCCTTTTGGCGAGCTGGGGCTGCTTTTTACGCTCAAAGCCGTGATGCTCGGACAGTTTGTGTTGGCGCTTCCTATCATCGTCTCGCTAAGCGCCAGCGTTATCGAAAATATGGACAAAAAGCACTATCTAAACATTATGAACTACCGCCTAAGCCCGCTAAATTTAATCCTTTGCGTGCTTTACGAGCTGCGCTACGCCCTACTCGTCGTCATCGCCACCGCTTACGGGCGGATCGTTGCCGAGGTGGGCGTAGCGATGATGATCGGCGGCAATATCAAATATTTCACCCGCACGATCACCACGGCGATCTCGCTTGAGACCAACAAGGGCGAGTTTGCGATGGGTATAGCGCTCGCGCTGGTGCTGATTTTGATAGCGTTTGCGGTAAATTTAGCCATCCACGCGCTAAAAAGGCTAGATCGATGA
- the tupC gene encoding tungstate ABC transporter ATP-binding protein TupC translates to MNADKQTRPSKNFTDKNRAEQERENFMSENFTDVNFASENSTSANFASKNFTAGNSTSVNSATENSISANSADKNSTNKISASENSASENSAAVRSVPNSELISVRDLVLRYGRSEILNIPSLDLNTSGITALLGPNGSGKSTLLRILAFLQRPSGGSVELWGQQAPSLQTLRQICLLLPEPVLLKRSVEQNFKFALKSRGILAEFDERVDEALSLTGLDRSFLSKKHFELSSGQTQRIAFALALAQRAKLYLLDEPTNSLDLAASKLFARAILFMRSRYGCGFIIASHDEKWLSVIAQRSVFLHRGKICEFEYKNIFDVQNGVLKFSDEISLRLEEGLARARKIAINPSKILLSQSPFERCFAGILHSVSLQYGSSLLIKIKAGDVLLKCVTAQDERRWSAGERIYFGFENGAFLGLE, encoded by the coding sequence ATGAATGCAGACAAGCAAACGCGCCCGAGCAAGAATTTCACGGACAAAAACCGAGCGGAGCAGGAGCGCGAAAATTTTATGAGCGAAAATTTCACGGATGTAAATTTCGCTTCCGAGAATTCTACGAGCGCAAATTTTGCGAGTAAAAATTTCACTGCGGGAAATTCTACGAGTGTAAATTCTGCGACCGAGAATTCCATTAGCGCAAATTCCGCGGATAAAAATTCTACAAACAAAATTTCCGCGAGTGAGAATTCTGCGAGTGAGAATTCCGCCGCCGTGCGATCTGTACCCAATAGCGAGCTAATCTCTGTGAGGGATCTAGTGCTGCGCTACGGACGGAGCGAAATTCTAAATATTCCTAGCCTCGATCTAAATACGAGCGGCATCACGGCGCTTTTGGGTCCCAACGGCAGCGGCAAATCCACGCTACTGCGGATTTTGGCTTTTTTGCAACGTCCGAGCGGCGGCAGCGTGGAGCTTTGGGGGCAGCAGGCGCCCTCTTTGCAGACGCTGCGGCAGATCTGCCTGCTACTGCCCGAGCCCGTGCTTTTAAAACGCAGCGTGGAGCAAAATTTTAAATTTGCGCTCAAAAGCCGCGGCATACTTGCGGAATTTGACGAGCGAGTGGATGAGGCGCTCAGCCTAACGGGGCTTGATAGAAGTTTTTTATCAAAGAAGCATTTCGAGCTTAGCTCGGGACAGACGCAGCGCATCGCGTTTGCGCTCGCTCTGGCGCAGCGCGCGAAGCTCTATCTGCTCGACGAGCCGACCAACAGCCTCGATCTTGCCGCCTCCAAGCTCTTTGCGCGCGCGATTTTATTTATGCGAAGCCGCTATGGCTGCGGCTTTATCATCGCCAGCCACGATGAGAAATGGCTCAGCGTGATCGCGCAAAGAAGCGTATTTCTGCATCGCGGCAAGATATGCGAGTTTGAATACAAAAATATCTTTGACGTGCAAAACGGAGTTTTAAAATTTTCAGATGAAATTTCGCTGCGCCTTGAAGAGGGGCTCGCACGCGCCCGCAAAATCGCGATAAATCCGAGTAAAATTTTATTATCCCAAAGCCCGTTTGAGCGCTGCTTTGCGGGGATTTTGCACTCGGTTTCGCTTCAGTACGGCTCCTCGCTGCTCATCAAGATCAAAGCAGGCGACGTGCTGCTAAAATGCGTCACGGCGCAGGATGAGCGGCGCTGGAGCGCGGGCGAGAGGATCTATTTCGGATTTGAAAACGGCGCGTTTTTAGGGCTGGAGTAA
- a CDS encoding nucleotide exchange factor GrpE — translation MSHKFKEHGDKNAACDSEEKEVCEQRASEASEPQEAQTCDDTDAQIQKLQNELSEITDKFYRANADFENLKKRLEKEKDSAVAYASESFAKDLLPIIDALEEAAKIDVEGNELADKIEVGVKQCLSLFTKTFEKYGIVPIATDAGFDPSVHNAISMIEAEGAKKGDIVQVYQKGYMYKQRVLRAAMVVVAK, via the coding sequence ATGAGCCATAAATTTAAAGAGCACGGCGATAAAAATGCAGCGTGCGATAGTGAAGAAAAAGAGGTTTGCGAACAGCGCGCGTCAGAGGCGAGTGAGCCGCAAGAGGCGCAGACATGCGACGATACTGACGCGCAGATACAAAAGCTTCAAAACGAGCTAAGTGAGATCACCGATAAATTTTACCGCGCCAATGCGGATTTTGAAAATCTCAAAAAACGTTTGGAAAAAGAAAAAGATAGCGCTGTTGCTTACGCTAGCGAGAGCTTTGCAAAAGATCTACTGCCGATAATCGACGCGCTTGAGGAAGCCGCCAAAATTGATGTCGAAGGTAATGAGCTTGCGGATAAAATTGAAGTCGGCGTAAAACAATGTCTAAGCCTTTTTACAAAGACTTTTGAAAAATATGGTATCGTTCCGATAGCGACGGATGCGGGATTTGATCCTAGCGTGCATAACGCTATTTCGATGATTGAAGCCGAAGGCGCTAAAAAAGGCGATATCGTTCAAGTATATCAAAAAGGCTATATGTATAAGCAGCGCGTTTTGCGCGCCGCTATGGTAGTAGTGGCGAAATAA